Below is a genomic region from Syngnathoides biaculeatus isolate LvHL_M chromosome 5, ASM1980259v1, whole genome shotgun sequence.
attttaagcaTCTGCAACCAATGTACATGTTCAAATTGAGTAAattcaaaggactttttttcAGTGTGCGCGTCCTTTTCTGTATATTAAAGTCATAAATCAAGtagtcaaacatccatccatccatttcttagccgcttatcctcaaaaggggagcctatcacagccatcaacgggcacgaggcggggtacaccctgaactcgttgccagccaatcacagggcacatagagacaaacagcagcactctcaatcacaccgaggggcaatttagagtgtccaattcatattggatgtttttgggatgtgggaggaaaccggagtgcccggagagaaaacacacaggcccatggagaacatgcaaactccacacaggcgggtccgggattgaaccctggacctcagaactatgaggccaacattttaccagctgatccaccgtgccgccagttaATCAAATAgattaaacatatttttaatgtaCTCTTTGATTTTCTGATGTGCTTCTTCTTGTGGGGTTATCAGAGTCAGCCACACGTGAGACCAGTGTCTCCCATAGTCGAACCGGGTGAGAGCCTCCACACAGGTTCTTCCGCCTGTTTTGGCCAAACTTTGGCAGTCGGCAGCTGTCCTCCGCTTCACATCCCTCTTAATGGCCAACCACTTCTTTTTTAGTTCAGTTTGTGAGctcttttttcacatgctgtcCCATACACTCCTCTTTTGCTTGTTGTTACCCTGGGGAAAAGTGTGCCAAAGAGGATTTTCTTGCCCACCTCCACTTGATTGAGCaacttcacattaaaaaaaatattttttcttcatgacatcactcatttcatttttttttcctgatcattCAGACATCAGGATGTCAGctgcagggttagggtttcatgTTTCAGTAGGAAATTCACACAAATCTTTCAACACAAGCCCCCTGATGTTTGCAGACAACGCCATAGTCATCGGCTTCATCAAAGACtctgtatcgacaggaagtggaacgGCTTCAGTGAGTCCGACACAACGTGGAGGTGAACGCGGCCAAGACTGTACAGATCAtcatggacttcaggaggcatacTTTTGCCATTAAATTGCCGGAGTTGAAGTGATTCTCTGtagtttgtttttatctttctatgtctcaaaagtattttttctcaaaatagcTGTCAATTGTCCAACTGGAGTGacttaaaaaaatccttttgtgTGAGGGCAAGtaaagaggattctgattctgatgcatCCAGCGATATTTGAGAAGCTGCTGGTAACAATTGCCCTTTCACTAACTGCTTGAACACCAATTTACTTCATCTGAATTACCTTTTTAGCCACTTTCTTTTTACAACAGAAATGGAGTGGAACAGTTTCACCTGGCATGTCTCAATTCCTCAACTGAATGATTTAGATGGACGCTCAGCCACAGtggagatctttccagagtgtCATTGTAAAAACCTTGCTCCAGCTCTGGGATTAGATCTCACCACATCATCAATGCAGCTCTCCGGAATGTTGCAACAAGTGAGTGGATACTGTAACCTTACTTGCTATTTTCAAGTATCACTATCCCTCTCAGGCCTTTAAAGTGCAGGCTGTAAATAGACACAGAAAGATGATACTCACACTCTGGTCATCGTCCTCACTCTTCATGTGGTTGGCGATGAAGCGCACTCCTTCCACAGCATCTTCAAAGCCTGGACAGGCTTGAGCCAGGATGGCCTGAGTCAGAGCCTGACCCCCTGCTGCCTGCTTTGCTCGGTTCCCTGAGCCCCCCTCCCGGTTTTCTCTCGCCCTATTTAGACTGTCCATGGAGCCTCCTCCCGTGCTTCCCAGATCACCTCCAAACTGTTTGACAGACGCTCGGTTCACATAGCAGGTACAAGGGTCGCCGTCCTCCTTGGCGAATACTCCTGTTGAAGTACCCCCTACTGTCTCTGCACCACCGCCGCTACCCAAGCCGAGCCCCACCATCAGGGCCCCCGCCTCCCCGCTGCGCCCACCCTCTTTCTGCTCCTGGGCTCTCCGTCTCTGACGTAGCCGCTGCCTCTCGCAGCTATTCCTGGGCTGGCGCATGAACAGCAAGGCGGGCAGCTTGTTGAGGAAGACCACCTTGACCCACGGGGGCATGGTGTGCGTGGTGGGCGAGCGGTGATGCACATTCAGCACGCACACGCTGGTGACGATGGAAAAAGTGACGAGAACCATGGTGAACATCAGGTACTTGCCCACGAGGGGGACATCCAAGGACGTAGGCGGCACGATCTTAGAGATCAGCAGCAGGAAGACAGTGAGTGCCAAGAGCACGGAGATGCAGAGCGTCATCTTCTCGCCGCAATCAGACGGCAAGTAGAAAACCAGGATGGCCAGTGAAGTGATGAGCACGCACGGGATGATGAGGTTGATGGTGTAGAAAAGAGGCTTGCGGCGGATTATGAAGTCATATGTGATATCCACGTAGGCCGGGTCCGCTGGATTCTCGTTCCGCC
It encodes:
- the chrnb2 gene encoding neuronal acetylcholine receptor subunit beta-2, which translates into the protein MVGMKMEEGWLLMLLLALLAIAGGAVIAGSLGADTEERLVEHLLNPAHYNKLIRPATNGSELVTVQLMVSLAQLISVHEREQVMTTNVWLTQEWQDYRLTWVPEEFDGMMKVRLPSKHIWLPDVVLYNNADGVYEVSFYSNAVVSYDGSIFWLPPAIYKSACKIEVKHFPFDQQNCTLRFRSWTYDRTEIDLVLRADVASMDDFTPSGEWDIIALPGRRNENPADPAYVDITYDFIIRRKPLFYTINLIIPCVLITSLAILVFYLPSDCGEKMTLCISVLLALTVFLLLISKIVPPTSLDVPLVGKYLMFTMVLVTFSIVTSVCVLNVHHRSPTTHTMPPWVKVVFLNKLPALLFMRQPRNSCERQRLRQRRRAQEQKEGGRSGEAGALMVGLGLGSGGGAETVGGTSTGVFAKEDGDPCTCYVNRASVKQFGGDLGSTGGGSMDSLNRARENREGGSGNRAKQAAGGQALTQAILAQACPGFEDAVEGVRFIANHMKSEDDDQSVSEDWKYVAMVIDRLFLWIFVFVCVFGTMGMFLQPLFQNYTAKTIHMPG